A portion of the Meriones unguiculatus strain TT.TT164.6M chromosome 14, Bangor_MerUng_6.1, whole genome shotgun sequence genome contains these proteins:
- the Tm2d3 gene encoding TM2 domain-containing protein 3 isoform X2, with the protein MEAAAEPLRTVRLLSCVLLFLSQCYILSGDENRLFSHLTESTEIPPYVTKCPSNGLCSRLPADCIECVTNVSCTYGKPATFDCAVKPSVTCVDQDLKPQRNFIINMTCRFCWQLPETDYECTNSTTCMTVACPRQRYLANCTVRDHIHCLGNRTFRKLLYCNWTGGYKWSTALALSITLGGFGADRFYLGQWREGLGKLFSFGGLGIWTLIDVLLIGVGYVGPADGSLYI; encoded by the exons ATGGAAGCTGCGGCGGAGCCGCTGCGGACTGTCCGCCTCCTGTCCTGCGTGCTGCTCTTCCTCTCCCAGTGTTACATTCTCTCCGGcgatg AGAATAGGCTCTTCTCTCACCTCACAGAGAGCACTGAAATCCCCCCTTACGTGACGAAGTGTCCAAGCAACGGTTTGTGTAGCCGACTTCCTGCAGACTGTATAGAATGTGTGACCAACGTCTCCTGTACCTACGGGAAGCCTGCCACTTTTGACTGCGCAGTGAAGCCCTCTGTCACCTGTGTT GATCAAGACCTCAAACCCCAGAGGAACTTCATCATCAACATGACTTGCAGGTTTTGCTGGCAGCTTCCTGAAACAGACTATGAGTGTACCAATTCCACCACCTGCATGACTGTGGCCTGCCCTCGGCAGCGCTATTTAGCCAACTGCACGGTGCGAGACCACATTCATTGCTTGG GTAACCGGACCTTTCGCAAACTGCTGTACTGCAACTGGACTGGAGGCTACAAGTGGTCGACTGCTCTGGCTCTGAG CATCACCCTTGGGGGATTTGGAGCGGATCGCTTCTACCTGGGCCAGTGGCGTGAAGGCCTCGGCAAGCTCTTCAGCTTCGGTGGCCTGGGAATATGGACGCTAATCGATGTCTTGTTGATTGGAGTTGGCTATGTGGGACCAGCGGATGGCTCTTTGTACATTTAA
- the Tm2d3 gene encoding TM2 domain-containing protein 3 isoform X1, whose amino-acid sequence MEAAAEPLRTVRLLSCVLLFLSQCYILSGDGSLDLEHSQPLAQSIKDPGPTRTFTVVPRAAENRLFSHLTESTEIPPYVTKCPSNGLCSRLPADCIECVTNVSCTYGKPATFDCAVKPSVTCVDQDLKPQRNFIINMTCRFCWQLPETDYECTNSTTCMTVACPRQRYLANCTVRDHIHCLGNRTFRKLLYCNWTGGYKWSTALALSITLGGFGADRFYLGQWREGLGKLFSFGGLGIWTLIDVLLIGVGYVGPADGSLYI is encoded by the exons ATGGAAGCTGCGGCGGAGCCGCTGCGGACTGTCCGCCTCCTGTCCTGCGTGCTGCTCTTCCTCTCCCAGTGTTACATTCTCTCCGGcgatg GATCCTTAGATTTAGAGCATTCGCAGCCgctggctcagtcaataaaggaTCCGGGCCCAACACGTACATTCACAGTAGTCCCCAGGGCAGCAG AGAATAGGCTCTTCTCTCACCTCACAGAGAGCACTGAAATCCCCCCTTACGTGACGAAGTGTCCAAGCAACGGTTTGTGTAGCCGACTTCCTGCAGACTGTATAGAATGTGTGACCAACGTCTCCTGTACCTACGGGAAGCCTGCCACTTTTGACTGCGCAGTGAAGCCCTCTGTCACCTGTGTT GATCAAGACCTCAAACCCCAGAGGAACTTCATCATCAACATGACTTGCAGGTTTTGCTGGCAGCTTCCTGAAACAGACTATGAGTGTACCAATTCCACCACCTGCATGACTGTGGCCTGCCCTCGGCAGCGCTATTTAGCCAACTGCACGGTGCGAGACCACATTCATTGCTTGG GTAACCGGACCTTTCGCAAACTGCTGTACTGCAACTGGACTGGAGGCTACAAGTGGTCGACTGCTCTGGCTCTGAG CATCACCCTTGGGGGATTTGGAGCGGATCGCTTCTACCTGGGCCAGTGGCGTGAAGGCCTCGGCAAGCTCTTCAGCTTCGGTGGCCTGGGAATATGGACGCTAATCGATGTCTTGTTGATTGGAGTTGGCTATGTGGGACCAGCGGATGGCTCTTTGTACATTTAA